In Juglans microcarpa x Juglans regia isolate MS1-56 chromosome 1S, Jm3101_v1.0, whole genome shotgun sequence, the genomic stretch GTTTAGATCtgttaaattatcaaaatttccagaaactgaaagaaaatgcaaatttaatatttgatttatatcTACAATTTGTAATTGAAACGTGGGGGTGAAGTATTGGAATTCAATGTATCGTTTCATATACTATGTTATgttaaagttattaattgtcTCAAAAACTAAAACTGATGGAGATGGAAAAATGTGCCATTGTTATTATGTTGTCaaccttttgatatatatatatatatatatatatataggtttggTTCTGCATGGAATAGGTGGCATTTTCCGAAGCATTTGTTGTGTTACAGATCATTGCAGCAAAGCAATATATAGGATGTCCATGAATTATCTACTGGTTGATGAAGTGTTCTTGGTGACTTTGATGCATGCATGAGTGAGTCTttcagataaatatatatatatatatatatatatatatatatatatttgtagaaACACACCATGCACATTCACATGCCGCTTGATGATATATCTAAATAAGCATTTGGAATTGGGAGATGCTAGGTTGCCCTCCAAATGTACCTCTTagtgcatttgttttttttgctttttttttttttctaaatgttaaaaaaacacatacacaAATTCACTAGTAgtaacttttttaaacatttaaaaaaataaaaataaaaatacactaaggGCACTTTTGGGAACACATTTAGAGGGCAAACaagcattttcttttgaaattattgtattttctatgtttttattCATGTGTAAATCCCAATGCTCAGTGCAAAAGTCAAAGCTGATCTCTTTTGGTGTGTTTTAAGATCGTTTCCCCTATCAAATAGAGAAGTTTGCAGTTCGTGCCTGCAGGTTCATTTATTTCATCCAATGCCTGGACCCAAACTTGACACCAATATTGCAGTTAACAATTTTGACAGCAAAACAGCAGGACCCTGTCTCATTGATGTACAGAGCAATCTGTAAATAGGACTGATCATTGTGGGGGCtgtatgaaaaatgatagtgtGTCTCTAGATGAACATGAATTTCCCTTAGCTTAGAGTATTTCTATTTGCAAATTGGTGTGTTTTACTCGTACACATGTTACACCGTTGACATaacaagatttgatttatagatcaaatcaaatcatgtcatgtcAGTAACGCGGAGGATATAGCATCATCCATCCACATTGGCTTGCAAACATAATTATTCTTTACTATGAGCTTGTCAAAATCATTAGCTAAAATTTTAACATAGAAACACTACATTTGGACATAGTAGAAATTGTGGTCCTGTATGCATCCAGAGCATGCATACAATTCTCATCTACCTCCAGCTTACATATTTTTCTCACAAGAGCAAGACAACATTGCCACGAATAGAGATGCAGCAGCAAATTTATGAAATATCATGCtggaaaatatatttcattttataggTTTATTATTTATGCTGAAAGTGAAAGCCCCTGTTAAAACCACAAGGTCCCTACCTCACTTACCTTTCCGAAAATAATAAATTGTCTTGAATATGTCCTGGAAACAATAATATCAGAgtcatattttcatgttttttattttttattttggtgtgtCACGTGGTGacattgaagaaataaaatttggtacaaaatagtattttcagccctacttaatttaatttattttttcagaaaatgatgttttgatattaattttgatttatttcaaaAGTTCATCGAGCGCATTCCATTGTAAAGCAATCTTAATCCGAAAACAGGactttattccttttttttttttaataaatatttttttggatagtgagaatttTGCTGTATTGTAAAgagttcaaagttcaaactagGTGCAGAAGACTCAAAACTCTTTAACATTATCTTAACGGTCAAATGATGTAATATTATCATCATATGAAGATACAAAGCAATGTATACTGCTTAATTCAAGAGTCAACAACATAGTAGTTGAATTAGAATCCCAGCCTTGAGGCCTGGAGTTTCAATTACACAGCTGTGAAGTTTATCAATAACTGATATTTCTTGCATAATTATACTGCCAAATTAGTTTCCAGCTGGCTTCTGAATGAGGAGAATAATACATAAGAGTAGCATCATTTAAGCAATTTCGGTAAATTACAATCACACAACATTACAACTCAGTACAAAATTGAATACAAACCAGCATAATGAACTACCATCAGCATGTGACAGAAGAGACCTGTTGCTTacccaacaaataaaaaatcataatagaGCAcctaacttttatgtgaaaacTAATAATGGGGCTTCCTTGCGGCAAACCcgcagcccccccccccccccccccctcccttccGGCACATCAACAAAAATCAATGCCTTCAAAACCTATTCCTCTCGCTCTCGCAGGCTCGTGAGAGTTGAACTTCGTGGACCATACAGATGCAACAACCTGCCAAGGAGCAGGTAGAACACCGAAGAAAATTGCTCCTTGATCAAAAGGATTAGTTCCCTTAGTCTTCTTTTGAGTTGCTGGAGTATTCAGATGAAGTTACTTCAGATGAAGCACTGGATGACGTATCACCACTGGAGCTAACTCCATTCCTAAAGCTCTTTGATGCTAGTGAAGGGTTTCTTTGTGGATCATTAGCTGCAGGCACTTGCCCCTCCTCTGCTAATCTTTTAAGAAGATTCATTACCGTGGGAAGGAactttgaagacaaggagatAAGACCAGGAAGCTGTTGAGTTACACAGTCACAGGTGAACCTTGTTAGAATCTTTTGCAAAAACACAAAATGATTTGTCAAAGACACAAAACTATACTCAAAAAGGCGTTTTTGTGATAATTGGAAGAAAAACGACTTCAACTTAATTGATATTCAATGTTGCTTTttggtgttgctcttgtatacgATGTGTATACAGGTGCTCCTTTCTGCAATTTCCTTAATgaattattattacttaataCTGGTTGCCTATAAACAGACTTTGTTGGTTAAAATCTCACCAAATCGTTCAGAAACGGTCAACTAACCAGCAGAATCAACTTACAAAGGTAAGTTccatcaaattatttttctaaacccTAATCTTCAGAGTACAAAcagaaaaatgagaggaaaaataaaatgacaactACAAGCTGCTCATTCAAAACTGGTTCAAGTAAGAATTTCAATTATGTGATTTGCGCTTATCAGGTCTGAACTTTAATTCAAGACCCTATTAGTATATGAAACAGAAATTAGTTGAATTAGAATTTGAGTCTCAagttcttctctctttttaatgataggtaaaataaaattttattgaatcaagtaaATAGACGAAACCCGAGTACACAGGACTCGAGTTTTATTTTCCTGGTGCACTTTTAAACAATTAACCAGCTTTAGAGCTTTCAAAAAACCAACATTGCTGGAACCAACCACAGATTAACAATAAAATGGGGCTTAAACAGTCACAGTAGAACACGATACTCACCGCACCATTACGGAATTCACCCGAAATATCCAGTTGCACCCATAAGGCTTTCATGAGTAGAAAAGCAACAAATATCACCCCCAAATACAAAGGATTTctgccatgaaaaaaaaatctacaagtTAAATCATTTCCTTTTATAAGTAGTATGAATTAAATCATTGAACATGAGGATACGACATTAAcccaaacaatataaaatttcataatacGTGAAAATATGTACCTTAGAAGCGTCATAAATTCATTGAATCCCAAGACTATCAAAGCAGCAATTGCCCATGGTGGCGGCAACCAGTTGTTACTGCGCTTGTTGGCTTCCTGAAAGAACCAATAAGAGTGAAACAGATTTATGATTATTACCAGCTTAAGCGACAATGATTGATAAATTCGTCAGAAATATGCATTCATGTACACCTTCAACTAGCTgtcacacagagagagagagagagagagagaacagaatcaatatttaaaataagaatgtCGGTTAATATGTAAAGTATCATGCCTGTGCAGCAATGGCCTGAGAGACACTATATTCAGTCTCTGCCTTGAATTGCCTCCACAAAGATTTGCACTGGACAGGTGTAATCAATGTTTTTGCGGGTGAAACCTGTATGGAAAAGGGCAATCACATTAACTAATTAGAGTTTAAGGGTAAACCAATGGTATTAAACAATGAGATAGAGAAATGGAATCATAATAAACCCTCAAGTCCACTCTCGTAGCTTGGTGGCCTTAAGTAATCAGTTTCCGAAATCAAGACCATATTTGCTTTTATTACtatcattatctttattttattttattttatgataagcAAGCATTTAAGTGATATGTACTCAGCTCTCAACTCAAATTAAGCTTCAAACCCAATTTAATTGGGGTTGGCTCCATAGATCCTTATCAACCAATTAGGGACAACCACATCTACTTTTCACCGTCATTCTATCCTATCCTTTGTGTAGACATACTGTGTACTAGGTTCATGCCCCTTATGATGATTCTTTAATGAATTACATTACTTAAAGAAAATACATGTCGAAATTTGTGCTGAACTAGATTAACCCACTTGGCAGCATGGACCTGTTGACTTCAGCTGGAGCTAAAAGCACCAAAAATAGAGTCgtttacaaattttcataagaTTTTAGTCAAAAAAAGCTTTTAGAGTCAATTATTATCTGTTTTATACCATCAAGGTTCGAGAATTAACTTGTCAGCACAGAATTATATAGTTTGGAAATAAGAACTTCAGCATAACCAAAAGTCACCTCTTCCCAAGTGCTTGACGCCAGTGGATCAAATGTTGTGGTGCTCCTATCTTTAAGGGTAGCATTTGCAGAATCCACCAAAGCAACAGACAGAGTGTTCTCGATACTATcgttatcatcatcatccaaaCGGACGACAGCCATAACAGACAGCAATTTTAAGGACTGGACAAGTTAATagaaataattaacaaaaatacaatacagattcaaaaaaaaaaaactatataaactGTGGCATACTGCAGAGCGAGCAGTTTTGGTGATTGCACGAATGTCTTCCTTCCCAGTCCAAACCCGTGGCATTGAATCAGAATCATGACTAAACAATGTTGAAAACCTGTTTGCAACTTAAAGTCAATCCCCACAAAATAATCTGAGAGAGAACAAACAATTGGATTTGGATGTTGCTAGGAGCTGCTACCTGTCCTTCATATGGATCAGGACCCTTCCAGCTTCTTCTCTCGCTTTTGCTTCAACCACCCCTCTTGCATAGTTTTCTATACTTCCAAGCATTTTATCCTTAGATTGTCCATCCATGTCAAAACCAGAAAGTGCACCAGAAAGCCCAGAGACAGCAGCTTCAGTCTCACTCCTAAAAAGTTTTCTTATTGCTGGCCAGGTGTCACTACTAGCTCCATCTAAAAGAGCTTCGACAGGTCCGGATAATGCCTCTTTCAATTTTGCCTGCAAATTTGTAAGTATCATCAGCAAGGGTTATAACGGCCTATTTTGCTAACTTTATATATCAAGAGACTGAAGACCACTAAAACAAAGTTCACCATATTATTATGAAAGCCATGACCATATGAAATGGTCATTAATCACAAAGGCACAACCAGTTGTGTGCAAGGACAGTGGCCTATTGAAATTCAAAAGGTAAAATTTGAAAGGGACTTGTTTGGCTTTAATCAAATTGATTACCAATGATGTTACTAGTAACTTATTGATTGGGCTAAAAACTTTCTAGCTCGTAGTTATTGAGTCAATACAAAAACGaatcttcttttttataagtaatcgaAATTCATTAAAACCCAAAGGGTATACACAAGCacagagaattttatttttgataggtgaaataaaatttaaataatagaaGAGAGAAGGCATTGCCCAGTATCGATAACAGCATATACTTCTTTTGTCAGCAATAGAGACATTATCATGTCATAGTCACTTAGTCTTTTCCAAgtgcttttttcttcttctttgttggtCTATGAACATTCTGGCTTAAACTTATAATGTACACTAGTGACCATgctattttaatatattttccatCAACTGTAAATTTTACCAATTCACCAAATTCTGGAATCTTAGCATTGTCACTTAGCTTGAAGACAGTCAGTTGAGTTAAAAAGGTTGAGTAAAAAAGGATAATGTAAACTACCTCATAGTGAGCAGTAATTTCAGCAAGCTTGGCAGTACGGACAGAAGTGATATGTGCATCTATATCGCGTTGAAGTTTATCCCTGACTTTAGATGTGTCCCACTTCGCTTGTTCAATAACAACATCTGCAAGGCTAATGTGTTAATATACACATCGTTCACAAATAACTTATCCATAAAACCATCCAGAATACTAAACCTCTCTAGTCTCCAGATTTTATCACTTTCCTATAATTGATTCATAGAAATGAACCAAAGACCAAACTGTTTTGTTCAAAAACATGTTTCAAGGACTACAATGAATATTTCAACTTCTTTTGTCCtcatagttttttaatttaaaagcCTCGCAATTTTTTGCTTCCTTTGACCTTTGCTTTTGTGTTGATTCCAATCGATTTTAAATATGGAACAGAAGTTTCAAATTAAACCATACCTGCACATCCTTCATCAAATCGAGCCATACAAAACTGTGTGCAGTTACGAGAGGCTGAAGAAAACCCTTCCTCCCCATTCAGAGCTTTGTCAAATACTTCCTTAAATTTTTCTATAGTTCCCGACCTTAGGTGTCCAAGCATGGATTGGAATGCCGGTTGGATAAGCTAACAAATTAGGAAGTACAAGCAATGAGAAAATAGAACAAACTAAGTAATTAAATTAAGTAAATCCTGAATTAGAAGTACTATTGACCAAATCGGCCATGGGGTGGTTCCATATAAAcatcaaaagaaaatcatgcaACAGCAACTCACTCTTAAAAGACCTAGaaacttctttttttagaagtaaaatcTCTGCCATGAGTTGTCTTCGTAATCCAGGTGTTCAGTGATATTTGTCAAGATTGCTTGTTTTCTTATTGGTTGGTTGCAATGGGGTCATGTCGGAAGTTCCTTATTGATCAAAAgttatttgagatgaaaaaggAGAATGAGACGTGGTGGAGAATTACGGAGAGCAGTCACcgagttgtgaaatttatttccATTGATGTTGAAGCGATGGTGTGGTTGGTTTCAGCAGTGAGGGACTGTGCAGCCTCAATGGGTTATTCCGAGTTTCTTAGAACTTGAAGGAAAAGGAATCGGGTGCTAGTGGCGCAGAGGTGTCATAATAACTATGGTCGGTTTCTGTCATTATCGAAGTTTGGTCACAAGAAAAGGCAATGCCTGATTGTGGTGCCGAAAGGGGAGAAGGGGGAGGGATGGAGGAAGTTCGGTGAAACTTTGAAGGAGGTGATATCGCCACCCTCTGTTGAGTTATAGAAAGGTTAGTAGTTGTTTCAAGGGCGGTAGATGGACGGAAGGGTTCATATGCGGAGTCACTGAGAAAACCATCATTGTCGGGGCTGGTGACTAATAGGGAGGAGCGTGGGGGATGCAGGGGTAACTCGGTGAAGTTTCCTCAGAATTTAATGCAAGAGCCTGTTCATATGCCTAAAGGAGATGAATAGTCTTTAACAAGTGTGTTGTctggggaaggggaaggggaggtGATGTCGAGGAGGGCCATGCAGGAGCTGTTATTGGACTTGAATCATAAAGTGGATTGTTTGTTAAATTGGATGGACCTGGGTATGGGTTTGGGCTTCTCGGGCCATGAGAATTTGAGTAAGGCCCAGGTGGGTAGTATGAATGGAGAGAAGGGTTATGGGCTGGTCTCTGGTGTGGGCCGTAAGGAAGCGGTTGGAAAGAAAGGTACTTCAAAAGAAACTGGGTTGGGTTCCAATAAAGGCCCAAAGTGGGTATGGAAGGAGAAGGGCCGAGTTTCATCAGACATTTCGGTATCGGGTGTATCGGCTAAGGTTTTTACTTCTTCCTCATCGGAGCCGACACATGAGTTGCCGGTTCCAGCTCCGGCGTAGATAGTTTTGCCGGTCGTCGTTGAACCTCATGGTGGGTTGGTGCAGCACTCTCGGCCAGAGGAAGTAGAAGATGGGGAAGTTGGTAGAGTATCGTGACAGTGGGGAGGAGATAGATGGGGGGTTCCTTAACCCAATAGTGATTATGAACCCTTGTCTGATGGAGTTCATACGAGGGATCTGTTTCCAAGTTTGGTAAAGCAGATTTCGCCAAAGGAGGAGGAGATTCAGCATCTAGAAATGGTTGGGGAGGTTGATGGAGTTCTCAGCGTATCATCAGCGGAATTGAATGGTGCTTTGCAGATGGCTAGTCCTTCACAAAATGTGGTGACAGAAGCTAGCTTTCAGATGGTAGTCAGTGAGAAAGAGGGCGACAAGGAAGATATGGGCAGCCTGATTCCGTTATGTCCTATTCCCCCTAAGCCAGCTTCCAGATTAGCATCAGACTGGGTGTTTAAAAAAGTGGAGGAATTATAGGAGTGTATGGGGATATCCTGTGAAGGCTTTGAAGAGCGGTTTAAGGCTCTTCTTGTTGCTATTGTAGCAGGAAGATCTACGGCTTTGAAGTCTGCAGCGAAAAAGGATAGGGAGTTTAAACGATTAAAATGCTCTCATTAATTACGATAATAATGAGGGAAGTGTGGGGAGGGACAGGTTGAAAGGGTGGTGGTCTTGGTCatcaaatgaagcctaaaatcctctcttggaatgtaagggggattAATGAAGTCAACAAACGTCTCCGTATTAGATCCATTCTTCGTAGCTGGAAAATTGATATTGTTTATCTTCAAGAAACTAAGTTGAGTTTCATTGATAGAACCATTATTCATAGTTTGTGGGGTTGTTCTTTTGTGGGTTGGAGTTATCTAGCTTCGTTAGGTGCTTCAGGAGGTGTGTTGTTGATATGGGATAAGAGAGTGGTAGAGTTAGTAGAGGAATGCATTGGGAATTATTCTGTGGCtggttcttttaaaaatattgaggaTGGGTGGAGGTGGGCTTTTGCAAGAGTGTATGAGCCTAATGTGGATAGGGATAGAAGTTTTTTGTGGGAGGAGCTGGCGGGTCTGTATTACATGTAGGATTTGCCTTGGTGtttgtgtggagattttaatattgttcggTTCCCCAGTCAGAGGGCAGGTGCATCTACTTCGACTGTGGCTATGGAAGACTTTTTGGAGCTGGTTTTTTATCTGAATCTTGTGGATCTTCCTTTGGTAGGGGGGCTTATACTTGGTCTAACAGTAGAGGGTGGTCAaggttggatagatttctagTATCTTCTCTTTGGGAGACGCATTACCCTAATTTATGTCAGAAGAGATTGCCTCGTGTCTGTTCtgatcattttctcattttgctTGACTGTGGTGTATGTGGCTTGAAGTAATGGATTTGTGGAGAAGGTAAGGAATTGGTGGGCCTCTTATTTCTTTACTGGAACTCCTAGTTTTATTTTGACAGGCAAACTCAAAGCTCTAAAGATTgatttaaagaagtggaataATGAAGTCTTCAGGCATACTGAAGTGCAGAAAAATCTACTTTGGGATGAGCTGCATGCTTGGAGGATGGGGAGGAAAATGAGGAGTCCTTGTTAAGAAAGAATGAGGTGGTGACCGAAATTGAGAAGGTTTTGTTGATGGTAGAaatatcttggaggcaaaaatcaaaGGTGCTTTGGTTGaattggttgaaagaaggggacAAATGCACTAAGTTTTTTCCCAAGATGTAATTCACATGGGCGCAATAATGCCATTGAGGTACTTCATTCCAGTACCAATGTGTTTCAATCCCCTCATGAGATTAAAGATCACATTGTTCAATATTATGAAGATCTTCTAACCGAGACAGCGGAGTGGCGTCCTAAGCTTGATGGTTTGAATTTTGACCAGCTGGATTTATGTGCAGCAAGCTGGTTGGAGAGGCCGTTTGAAGAATTTAAGGTGTATCAGGTGGTGAGAGAAATGTGTAAAAGATAAAGCTCCGGGTCTGGATGGCTTTTTCTCAAGAGTGTTGGGATACAGTGAAAGAAGAATTGATGTGGGTTTTCTAAGGATTTTATTCTTGTCATAAGTTAGAGAAGTCCATAAATGCTACATTTATTGCCCTCATTCCGAAGATAGCTGGTGCCTATGAGTTGAAGGATTTCCGTCCTATTCATTTGGTAGGcgggatttataaaattatatcaaagatGTTAGCTAACCGCATGAGTACGGTGATggataaaatcatttctaaacctcaaaatgctttcaTTCGGGGACGACAAATATTGGATTCGATTCTAATTACGAATGGATGTTTGGACAGTCGAATGAAGGAAGGTATCCCGAGGgttctttgcaagcttgacatggaaaatgCATACGAACACATGTGCTaggactttcttttttatttgctaagaagatgtggctttggggataGATGGTGTGGATGGGTTAAACACTGTGTTtcaaccaatgttttgaatactgtaccggacgtcgtaccggtcaaggcaccggaacaaaatatttcggtaccgataccgtttcgggatagcgtttcgggatagtcgatatatgaataaattatatatataaatatatataaaaattatattccaaaataatagtttatatataaataaattatatataaatacatatatatataaattataaatagtctagtctaaattggaggttaaaaaataagcttgtggtttgaaaaaacgaaaaaaaaaaaaaaaaaaaaaaaaaaaaaaaaacacagtccgaaatatcggccggtaccggccgaacggccggtattttggccggtacggaacaggtatagtacctgtaccggccgaacggccgaaatgaaaaatttcggtcgtaccggctggtacggtacaaaatttaaaacactggtttCAACCGCTCGGTTTTCTGTTTTA encodes the following:
- the LOC121246222 gene encoding protein ROOT HAIR DEFECTIVE 3-like, with the protein product MARSDECYSTQLIDGDGIFNATGIESFIKEVRLGECGLSYAVVSIMGPQSSGKSTLLNHLFGTNFREMDAFRGRSQTTKGIWLANCAGIEPCTLVMDLEGTDGRERGEDDTAFEKQSALFALAVSDIVLINMWCHDIGREQAANKPLLKTVFQVMMRLFSPRKTTLMFVIRDKTRTPLENLEPVLREDVQKIWDSVSKPHAHKETPLNEFFNVDVVALSSYEEKEEQFKEQVANLRQRFFHSIAPGGLAGDRRGVVPASGFSFSAQQIWKVIKENKDLDLPAHKVMVATVRCEEIANEKYSSFAANEDWCHLEEAVQSGLIPGFGKKLSSILDDFLSKYDAEAAYFDEGVRSAKRKQLEEKLLQLIQPAFQSMLGHLRSGTIEKFKEVFDKALNGEEGFSSASRNCTQFCMARFDEGCADVVIEQAKWDTSKVRDKLQRDIDAHITSVRTAKLAEITAHYEAKLKEALSGPVEALLDGASSDTWPAIRKLFRSETEAAVSGLSGALSGFDMDGQSKDKMLGSIENYARGVVEAKAREEAGRVLIHMKDRFSTLFSHDSDSMPRVWTGKEDIRAITKTARSASLKLLSVMAVVRLDDDDNDSIENTLSVALVDSANATLKDRSTTTFDPLASSTWEEVSPAKTLITPVQCKSLWRQFKAETEYSVSQAIAAQEANKRSNNWLPPPWAIAALIVLGFNEFMTLLRNPLYLGVIFVAFLLMKALWVQLDISGEFRNGALPGLISLSSKFLPTVMNLLKRLAEEGQVPAANDPQRNPSLASKSFRNGVSSSGDTSSSASSEVTSSEYSSNSKED